One segment of Syngnathus scovelli strain Florida chromosome 6, RoL_Ssco_1.2, whole genome shotgun sequence DNA contains the following:
- the saal1 gene encoding protein saal1 isoform X1: protein MDHSIDDAEGVVRETSSPLKDLSPQMERNPSPPPNTADGDEAEATDAIGDTVYSKHWLFSTLSHLIQMVTKISEESDGQMQLTDDEEDDLCRVWDMAMDKDVAGFLQEFKTTDILLGVIARSTNPRLTEICVGILGNIACFPDTCLTLSQNEDLGAVLLLLFEDTEPPTLLETSRLILTCLSQKDVTSLWLQRIRQQTSVRANLLFIMSSSTNTDLLEKVGELVDKLFDLDEELMKSWITAQPGEQSDDGDSCLDLASCLLEGAKQLRSESLNGLEVYLHIMQLLTTVNEGIQMFASSEGPGKATWNFVCEVVCDDLCQPNDLAVVLQEQKSALVQAFSVLQALYGFQGQSGSKDDTSLSLVGAILRVMQCQSDHKEDSTSKEDAQDEQLLTLSEITSEFLSDICSRTSKDTVKALVKRGYLTEKNYLTAFGSLLPNYQTSFQHLLLMLSQADPELADKVRKQFPV from the exons ATGG ATCACAGCATTGATGATGCTGAAGGCGTAGTAAGAGAGACAAGCTCACCACTGAAAGATCTCTCCCCACAAATGGAACGGAATCCATCACCTCCTCCAAATACAGCCGATGGAGATGAGGCTGAAGCGACAGATGCAATTGGAGACACAGTATACAGCAAGCACTGGCTTTTCAGCACACTGTCTCATCTCATCCag ATGGTCACAAAAATTTCAGAGGAGTCAGATGGCCAGATGCAACTGACtgatgatgaggaagatgaTCTATGTCGAGTTTGGGACATGGCAATGGATAAG GATGTGGCTGGTTTCCTGCAAGAGTTCAAAACTACAGACATCCTTCTTGGAGTGATTGCCAGATCTACTAATCCACGTCTGACA GAAATTTGTGTAGGAATACTAGGAAACATTGCTTGCTTTCCAGACACTTGTTTGACTCTTAGCCAAAATGAAGATTTGGG GGCGGTGCTGTTGCTTCTGTTTGAAGATACTGAGCCACCAACCCTTCTAGAGACAAGCAG ATTGATTCTGACCTGCCTTTCCCAAAAAGATGTCACTTCCCTCTGGCTTCAGCGAATACGACAGCAGACGTCTGTGCGCGCCAACCTCCTTTTCATCATGTCCAGTTCAACCAACA CGGACCTTCTCGAGAAAGTAGGCGAGCTCGTTGACAAGTTGTTTGACCTTGATGAGGAGCTGATGAAAAGTTGGATCACAGCTCAGCCTGGTGAGCAGAGCGATGATGGGGATAGCTGTCTGGATTTAGCCTCATGCCTTCTCGAGGGTGCCAAGCAGCTTAG ATCAGAGAGTCTAAACGGCTTGGAGGTTTACCTTCATATCATGCAGCTCTTAACTACTGTAAACGAGGGCATTCAAATGTTTG CTTCCAGTGAAGGACCAGGAAAAGCTACATGGAATTTTGTGTGTGAGGTTGTCTGCGATGACCTCTGCCAGCCAAATGATCTTGCAGTTGTTCTGCAGGAGCAGAAAAGCGCTTTGGTGCAGGCCTTTTCTGTTTTACAAGCGCTCTATGGGTTCCAGGGACAGTCGGGCAGCAAAGATGACACAA GTCTGTCTCTTGTTGGAGCCATTTTGAGGGTGATGCAGTGCCAGAGTGACCACAAAGAAGATTCTACGAGTAAGGAAGATGCTCAAGATGAGCAGCTCCTAACTTTATCAGAAATCACAAGTGAATTTCTGTCAGACATATGTAGTCGGACCTCCAAG gacacGGTAAAAGCCTTAGTAAAGCGAGGTTACCTGACAGAGAAGAACTATCTAACGGCTTTTGGAAGTTTACTTCCCAACTATCAGACATCA TTTCAGCACCTGCTGCTCATGTTGTCCCAAGCGGATCCTGAGTTAGCTGACAAAGTGAGGAAGCAGTTTCCTGTCTGA
- the saal1 gene encoding protein saal1 isoform X2 yields MDHSIDDAEGVVRETSSPLKDLSPQMERNPSPPPNTADGDEAEATDAIGDTVYSKHWLFSTLSHLIQMVTKISEESDGQMQLTDDEEDDLCRVWDMAMDKDVAGFLQEFKTTDILLGVIARSTNPRLTEICVGILGNIACFPDTCLTLSQNEDLGAVLLLLFEDTEPPTLLETSRLILTCLSQKDVTSLWLQRIRQQTSVRANLLFIMSSSTNTDLLEKVGELVDKLFDLDEELMKSWITAQPGEQSDDGDSCLDLASCLLEGAKQLRSESLNGLEVYLHIMQLLTTVNEGIQMFASSEGPGKATWNFVCEVVCDDLCQPNDLAVVLQEQKSALVQAFSVLQALYGFQGQSGSKDDTSLSLVGAILRVMQCQSDHKEDSTRHGKSLSKARLPDREELSNGFWKFTSQLSDIISAPAAHVVPSGS; encoded by the exons ATGG ATCACAGCATTGATGATGCTGAAGGCGTAGTAAGAGAGACAAGCTCACCACTGAAAGATCTCTCCCCACAAATGGAACGGAATCCATCACCTCCTCCAAATACAGCCGATGGAGATGAGGCTGAAGCGACAGATGCAATTGGAGACACAGTATACAGCAAGCACTGGCTTTTCAGCACACTGTCTCATCTCATCCag ATGGTCACAAAAATTTCAGAGGAGTCAGATGGCCAGATGCAACTGACtgatgatgaggaagatgaTCTATGTCGAGTTTGGGACATGGCAATGGATAAG GATGTGGCTGGTTTCCTGCAAGAGTTCAAAACTACAGACATCCTTCTTGGAGTGATTGCCAGATCTACTAATCCACGTCTGACA GAAATTTGTGTAGGAATACTAGGAAACATTGCTTGCTTTCCAGACACTTGTTTGACTCTTAGCCAAAATGAAGATTTGGG GGCGGTGCTGTTGCTTCTGTTTGAAGATACTGAGCCACCAACCCTTCTAGAGACAAGCAG ATTGATTCTGACCTGCCTTTCCCAAAAAGATGTCACTTCCCTCTGGCTTCAGCGAATACGACAGCAGACGTCTGTGCGCGCCAACCTCCTTTTCATCATGTCCAGTTCAACCAACA CGGACCTTCTCGAGAAAGTAGGCGAGCTCGTTGACAAGTTGTTTGACCTTGATGAGGAGCTGATGAAAAGTTGGATCACAGCTCAGCCTGGTGAGCAGAGCGATGATGGGGATAGCTGTCTGGATTTAGCCTCATGCCTTCTCGAGGGTGCCAAGCAGCTTAG ATCAGAGAGTCTAAACGGCTTGGAGGTTTACCTTCATATCATGCAGCTCTTAACTACTGTAAACGAGGGCATTCAAATGTTTG CTTCCAGTGAAGGACCAGGAAAAGCTACATGGAATTTTGTGTGTGAGGTTGTCTGCGATGACCTCTGCCAGCCAAATGATCTTGCAGTTGTTCTGCAGGAGCAGAAAAGCGCTTTGGTGCAGGCCTTTTCTGTTTTACAAGCGCTCTATGGGTTCCAGGGACAGTCGGGCAGCAAAGATGACACAA GTCTGTCTCTTGTTGGAGCCATTTTGAGGGTGATGCAGTGCCAGAGTGACCACAAAGAAGATTCTACGA gacacGGTAAAAGCCTTAGTAAAGCGAGGTTACCTGACAGAGAAGAACTATCTAACGGCTTTTGGAAGTTTACTTCCCAACTATCAGACATCA TTTCAGCACCTGCTGCTCATGTTGTCCCAAGCGGATCCTGA